A single Arachidicoccus sp. BS20 DNA region contains:
- the ruvC gene encoding crossover junction endodeoxyribonuclease RuvC produces the protein MKKSNPVILAIDPGTIKMGYAIVQFSDKKLQLLSMGTLLLSSHKDVYVRLQKIHATVVELIEMHAPSTFAIEAPFFGKNVQSMLKLGRAQGVAIAAAMQHNISVTEYSPKKVKQSVTGNGNASKEQVWKMLQQLFSIKEEPKYFDASDALAVALCHHYQTNSPLGKLSKGLKGWEDFLAKNPERLI, from the coding sequence ATGAAAAAGTCCAATCCAGTCATATTAGCCATTGACCCGGGAACTATCAAAATGGGTTACGCCATCGTACAATTTTCCGATAAAAAATTACAGCTTTTATCAATGGGAACTTTGTTGCTTTCGTCGCATAAAGATGTGTATGTACGATTGCAAAAAATCCACGCTACGGTTGTCGAATTGATTGAAATGCACGCTCCAAGCACGTTTGCGATTGAAGCCCCGTTCTTCGGCAAGAATGTGCAAAGTATGCTCAAACTCGGCAGAGCTCAAGGTGTGGCAATTGCGGCGGCGATGCAGCACAATATTTCGGTTACTGAATATTCGCCCAAGAAAGTAAAACAATCTGTTACAGGCAACGGAAACGCCAGCAAGGAGCAGGTTTGGAAAATGTTGCAGCAGCTTTTTTCCATCAAAGAAGAACCGAAATATTTTGATGCGTCGGATGCGTTGGCGGTGGCACTTTGTCATCATTATCAAACAAATTCTCCTCTTGGAAAATTATCCAAAGGCTTGAAAGGCTGGGAAGATTTTCTGGCAAAAAACCCTGAAAGATTAATATAG
- a CDS encoding endonuclease/exonuclease/phosphatase family protein, with protein MIKSLKYILFLSLMNAMMSCNSCNNTNLSSINPSSDAIAVNDNDSVLTVVHWNIDWFGSAKNGVADKDLQQANVLKVIRFLNPDIIGFAEVVDTAGFRAMVDSLGNDKYSFKVSPYASSVSPLRSKYYTSAQKLAFIYKKGEFKIRFVRAYLSKSNRAGYNFSNGRYPYLLNADVTKNGVTKNISFFLIHAKSGADHTSYTRRKAAFEEFKDSLDKQYFYQKNMIILGDFNDELQGSITYGESVSPYRNFVQDEHYNCITLPLNKKGVASMIAEPSVVDQQIISSVFAKKYISHSAKIRTDVTTIIPGYERRQTSDHYPVSSQYVFRRQVN; from the coding sequence ATGATAAAGTCTCTGAAATATATTCTCTTTTTGAGCCTGATGAATGCAATGATGTCTTGCAATTCGTGTAATAATACGAATCTTTCATCCATTAATCCTTCAAGTGATGCTATTGCTGTAAACGATAATGATTCTGTTTTAACGGTTGTGCATTGGAATATTGACTGGTTTGGCTCGGCAAAGAATGGCGTTGCAGATAAAGATTTGCAGCAGGCAAATGTGCTGAAAGTAATCAGGTTCTTGAATCCTGATATTATTGGCTTTGCAGAAGTGGTGGATACAGCCGGATTTCGGGCAATGGTAGATAGCTTGGGAAATGATAAGTACAGTTTTAAGGTGTCGCCGTATGCAAGCAGTGTTTCTCCGTTGCGGTCAAAATATTACACGAGTGCGCAGAAGCTGGCATTTATTTACAAAAAAGGAGAATTTAAGATTCGCTTTGTACGCGCTTATTTGTCAAAAAGCAACCGTGCCGGATATAATTTTTCCAATGGAAGATATCCGTATTTGCTCAACGCAGACGTTACAAAAAACGGCGTTACGAAGAATATTTCTTTCTTTTTGATTCATGCAAAGTCCGGCGCTGACCACACGAGTTATACGCGTCGTAAAGCAGCGTTTGAAGAGTTCAAAGATTCGCTGGATAAGCAATATTTCTATCAAAAAAATATGATAATTCTTGGCGATTTTAATGATGAGCTGCAAGGTTCAATTACTTATGGAGAATCGGTTTCGCCGTATCGAAATTTTGTACAGGATGAGCATTATAATTGCATTACTTTGCCTTTGAATAAAAAAGGTGTCGCATCTATGATTGCTGAGCCGTCGGTTGTGGACCAGCAAATTATTTCCTCGGTTTTCGCAAAAAAATACATATCCCATTCTGCCAAAATACGTACGGATGTAACAACAATTATTCCCGGTTACGAAAGAAGACAAACATCTGACCATTATCCGGTTTCATCGCAGTATGTGTTTCGCAGGCAAGTCAATTAA
- a CDS encoding TlpA disulfide reductase family protein → MKKKNLLQVLPMMGASIFAISASNAQSAGYTINGKLSNLDSKYVYLEHTNGQKMDSALVSNGSFTFKGNAEFPFQAIIALTEQPQRGKVFPVYIENSAIQVTGDAGALKDVKITGSKTQDDYEAYITSIKDISAQENGLYSKYQEAQQNKDTAAVAAIVKRADSLQNLATERLKQFITTHPKSAVSLEQVQNLAYSSDYAELNKLFSGLDESLKNSPNGKKIADHLAIMEKTADGKPAIAFTQNDVTGKAVSLSDFKGKYVLVDFWASWCGPCRAENPNVVKAYNKYKDKNFTILGVSLDQNGDKWKEAIAKDNLTWTEVSDLKFWKNEAAVAYGVQAIPANFLIDPNGIIIGHNLRGEALEKKLAEVLK, encoded by the coding sequence ATGAAAAAGAAAAATTTATTACAAGTTTTACCTATGATGGGCGCAAGCATTTTCGCCATCAGCGCATCGAATGCACAAAGCGCCGGCTATACCATCAACGGCAAACTTTCCAACCTCGACTCCAAGTATGTCTATCTGGAGCACACAAACGGTCAAAAGATGGATTCTGCATTAGTCAGCAACGGGAGTTTCACTTTCAAAGGCAACGCAGAATTTCCGTTTCAGGCAATTATAGCCTTAACGGAACAGCCGCAACGCGGCAAAGTATTTCCTGTTTATATTGAAAACAGTGCTATCCAAGTTACGGGAGATGCCGGTGCATTAAAAGATGTAAAAATTACCGGTTCCAAAACGCAGGACGATTATGAAGCATACATTACTTCTATCAAAGACATTTCAGCACAAGAAAACGGGCTTTATTCAAAGTATCAGGAAGCTCAGCAAAATAAAGATACGGCGGCTGTTGCAGCTATTGTAAAGCGAGCCGACAGTCTCCAAAACCTAGCCACAGAACGTCTAAAACAATTTATTACCACTCATCCAAAAAGCGCAGTAAGTCTTGAACAAGTGCAGAACTTGGCATACTCTTCCGATTATGCGGAACTGAATAAGTTATTTTCAGGCTTAGACGAATCACTTAAAAATTCGCCCAATGGAAAGAAAATTGCTGACCACCTGGCAATCATGGAAAAAACTGCCGACGGAAAACCGGCTATTGCTTTTACACAAAACGATGTAACCGGAAAAGCAGTAAGCCTTTCCGACTTCAAAGGAAAATATGTGTTGGTTGATTTTTGGGCAAGCTGGTGTGGACCTTGCCGCGCCGAAAATCCGAATGTAGTAAAAGCATACAACAAGTATAAAGACAAAAACTTTACAATCCTTGGTGTTTCGCTTGACCAAAACGGAGACAAATGGAAAGAAGCAATTGCAAAAGATAATCTTACATGGACAGAGGTTTCCGATTTGAAATTTTGGAAAAACGAAGCTGCTGTAGCTTATGGTGTACAGGCAATTCCGGCAAACTTCTTAATCGACCCGAACGGAATTATCATCGGGCACAATTTAAGAGGCGAAGCGTTGGAAAAGAAATTGGCAGAAGTATTGAAATAA
- a CDS encoding DUF1599 domain-containing protein, with amino-acid sequence MSDTAQQFDCVINVCKDIFLKKAKDYGASWRVLRTISVIDQIFIKALRIRNLQELKTQKVADDIPSEFMGIINYSVIGLIQLELKPTIDADLSANEIEKLYNEKISFAKETMLSKNHDYGEAWREMSMESFVDLIIQKLLRMKSILQNEEKLLVSEGLDANYVDILNYAAFALILLES; translated from the coding sequence ATGAGCGATACCGCACAGCAGTTTGACTGCGTGATAAATGTATGCAAAGATATTTTTTTAAAGAAAGCAAAAGATTACGGCGCTTCGTGGCGCGTGCTGCGCACGATTTCCGTGATTGACCAGATTTTTATCAAAGCCTTGCGCATCCGCAATTTACAGGAGCTGAAAACGCAAAAAGTGGCGGACGATATTCCTTCGGAATTTATGGGAATTATTAATTATTCGGTCATCGGTTTAATTCAATTGGAGTTAAAACCTACGATTGATGCGGATTTGAGCGCAAATGAGATTGAAAAACTGTATAACGAAAAAATTAGTTTTGCAAAAGAAACCATGCTTTCAAAAAATCACGATTACGGCGAAGCGTGGCGCGAAATGAGCATGGAAAGTTTTGTGGATTTGATTATTCAAAAGTTGTTGCGCATGAAAAGTATTTTGCAAAACGAAGAAAAATTATTGGTAAGCGAAGGGCTTGATGCGAATTATGTGGACATATTGAATTATGCTGCGTTCGCGTTGATATTGTTAGAATCATGA
- a CDS encoding thiol-disulfide oxidoreductase DCC family protein — translation MNRLSYDIVLFDGVCNLCNGAVQFIIRHDKRNVYKFASLQSGFAKEFLTKHDIKIAEPPQSILLIRDDKIYKESSAALHIAQKLNGAWRLLSAFLIVPKFIRDSVYRFIARNRYKWFGKRESCMIPTKELRERFLD, via the coding sequence ATGAATCGGCTGTCGTACGATATTGTTTTATTCGACGGCGTTTGCAATTTGTGCAACGGCGCGGTGCAATTTATCATCAGGCACGATAAAAGGAATGTGTACAAATTCGCTTCGTTGCAATCGGGTTTTGCAAAAGAATTTTTGACAAAACATGATATAAAAATTGCCGAGCCGCCACAGAGTATTTTATTAATTCGTGACGATAAAATTTATAAAGAATCTTCCGCCGCATTGCACATTGCACAAAAGCTGAACGGCGCGTGGCGACTGCTTTCCGCGTTTTTAATCGTACCTAAATTTATTCGTGATAGTGTTTATCGTTTTATTGCGCGTAACCGTTATAAATGGTTTGGAAAGCGAGAAAGTTGCATGATTCCTACAAAGGAATTGAGAGAGAGGTTTTTGGATTAA
- a CDS encoding aldose 1-epimerase, protein MKFEISSVGDGQIFLLRNKENGTEAEIYTLGALLNKFCIRKDGECVNVVDGYASMEDAKQNIPPVFRSAKLSPFVCRLAEGEYIFEDTKYKIDKYYMGSSAIHGLLYDVVFSAVSTHVDDKKATLILHYKYENTQQGFPFTYSIEVSYKLNENNQLTVDTEVTNLSQTNMPLNDGWHPYFKIGKTIDTAEIKFNSKELVEFDETLLPNGKTSVYNHFNDFKVFGDTFLDNCFTLNNFTAPAFQMRDKSVGVQLNIYPAESYPYLQIYTPPSRESIAVENLSSIPDSFNNKTDLIVLKPNESRHLSTVYELVLL, encoded by the coding sequence ATGAAATTTGAAATCAGTTCTGTTGGCGACGGGCAAATTTTTTTATTAAGAAACAAAGAAAACGGCACAGAAGCCGAAATATATACGCTTGGCGCATTGCTGAATAAATTTTGCATTCGCAAAGACGGCGAATGCGTAAATGTTGTGGACGGCTATGCTTCAATGGAAGACGCAAAACAAAATATTCCGCCTGTTTTCAGAAGCGCAAAATTGAGTCCGTTTGTGTGTCGCCTGGCTGAAGGCGAATATATTTTTGAAGACACAAAATACAAGATTGATAAATATTACATGGGCAGTTCTGCCATTCACGGATTGCTCTACGATGTAGTGTTTTCGGCGGTTTCCACGCACGTGGACGATAAAAAAGCAACCTTGATTTTGCATTACAAATATGAAAATACACAACAAGGTTTCCCTTTCACATATTCGATTGAAGTGAGCTATAAATTGAATGAAAATAATCAACTCACGGTTGATACGGAAGTTACTAATTTGAGTCAAACCAATATGCCTTTGAACGACGGTTGGCATCCATATTTTAAAATCGGAAAAACGATTGATACCGCTGAAATAAAATTCAACAGCAAAGAATTGGTAGAGTTTGATGAAACTTTATTGCCCAATGGAAAGACGAGTGTTTACAACCATTTCAACGATTTCAAAGTTTTTGGCGATACGTTTTTGGATAACTGTTTTACGCTCAACAATTTTACTGCTCCGGCTTTTCAAATGCGCGACAAAAGTGTAGGTGTTCAGTTGAACATTTATCCTGCCGAATCGTATCCTTATTTACAGATTTACACGCCGCCGTCAAGAGAAAGCATTGCGGTGGAAAATCTTTCAAGCATTCCTGATTCGTTCAACAACAAAACAGATTTAATTGTACTGAAACCCAATGAGAGCAGGCATCTCAGCACGGTGTATGAGTTGGTTTTATTATAG
- a CDS encoding transketolase, protein MADIQELKETATQIRRDIVRMVHAVQSGHPGGSLGCTDYFTALYFNVMNRKSGFDMDGIGEDIFFLSNGHISPVFYATLARAGYFDVKELATFRRLNSRLQGHPTTHEHLPGIRIASGSLGQGLSVALGAALAKKHNGDDHFVYVLCGDGELEEGQNWEAIMAAPNLDVQRLIVTVDWNGQQIDGPTKEVMDLGDLKAKFEAFKWQVIVLEEGNDIEAITKTLEKAKSIAEPGKPVVILMESVMGKGVDFMEGHHEWHGSAPNDEQLASALTQLGETSLGDY, encoded by the coding sequence ATGGCAGATATACAAGAATTGAAAGAGACTGCAACGCAAATCAGACGCGATATAGTAAGAATGGTTCATGCTGTACAAAGCGGGCATCCTGGTGGCTCTTTAGGTTGTACCGATTATTTTACAGCTTTGTATTTTAATGTAATGAACCGTAAGTCGGGTTTTGATATGGATGGCATTGGCGAAGACATTTTCTTCCTTTCCAACGGACATATTTCTCCTGTTTTTTATGCTACATTGGCACGTGCAGGATATTTTGATGTCAAAGAATTGGCAACATTCCGTAGGCTCAATTCACGTTTACAAGGTCATCCTACGACGCACGAACATTTGCCCGGCATCCGCATTGCAAGCGGTTCTTTGGGACAAGGCTTGAGCGTTGCTTTGGGTGCTGCACTTGCCAAAAAGCATAACGGCGACGACCATTTTGTTTATGTGCTTTGTGGCGACGGCGAACTGGAAGAAGGTCAAAACTGGGAAGCCATTATGGCTGCGCCGAATCTGGATGTTCAGCGTTTGATTGTAACGGTGGACTGGAACGGTCAGCAAATTGACGGTCCTACAAAAGAAGTAATGGACCTTGGCGATTTGAAAGCAAAATTTGAAGCATTCAAATGGCAGGTTATTGTGTTGGAAGAAGGCAATGATATTGAAGCTATCACTAAGACTTTGGAGAAAGCAAAATCTATTGCAGAACCCGGAAAACCTGTGGTAATATTGATGGAAAGCGTGATGGGTAAAGGCGTTGACTTTATGGAAGGTCATCATGAGTGGCACGGAAGTGCGCCAAACGATGAGCAACTGGCAAGTGCGCTTACTCAATTAGGCGAAACTTCGCTGGGCGATTATTAA
- a CDS encoding HIT family protein, whose protein sequence is MTIFSKIIAGEIPSYKIAEDENFYAFLDIFPLVKGHVLIVPKIETDKFFDLDDDYLTKILVFAKPIAKAIERSFDCNRCALSVVGLEVPHAHLHLLPINEVDDTNFTRGKLKLSDDELKGIQEKIINALK, encoded by the coding sequence ATGACAATCTTTTCAAAAATAATTGCAGGCGAAATTCCGAGCTATAAAATTGCGGAAGACGAAAATTTCTATGCTTTTCTTGATATATTTCCTTTGGTAAAAGGTCATGTTTTGATTGTTCCGAAAATCGAAACAGATAAGTTTTTTGACTTGGACGATGACTATTTGACTAAGATATTAGTTTTTGCAAAACCCATTGCTAAAGCTATTGAAAGGAGTTTCGATTGCAATCGCTGTGCCTTGTCGGTCGTGGGTTTAGAAGTGCCACACGCACATTTGCATTTGCTGCCAATCAATGAAGTTGATGATACAAATTTCACAAGGGGAAAGCTGAAATTGTCGGACGACGAATTGAAAGGAATACAGGAGAAAATTATTAATGCTTTAAAATAA
- a CDS encoding carboxymuconolactone decarboxylase family protein, with the protein MEKRINIGQIEPEGYKSLFALEKFAQGIELTKIQKELIKIRASQINGCAFCLDMHTKDALKYGENPRRIFVLSAWRETDLFTEEEQALLALTEEVTLIHQHGVSPETYQKAITIFGKQRTAQIIVAIIAINAWNRIGISTLLPLPE; encoded by the coding sequence ATGGAAAAGAGAATTAACATCGGTCAGATAGAGCCGGAAGGTTACAAATCACTATTCGCTTTGGAAAAATTTGCGCAGGGAATTGAGCTTACAAAAATTCAGAAAGAGCTTATCAAAATCCGTGCTTCGCAAATCAACGGCTGTGCTTTTTGTCTGGATATGCACACCAAAGATGCGCTGAAATACGGCGAAAACCCGCGCAGGATTTTTGTACTGAGCGCATGGCGAGAAACAGATTTATTTACAGAAGAAGAACAAGCGCTGCTTGCGTTGACAGAAGAGGTTACGTTGATTCATCAACATGGTGTTTCGCCGGAAACTTATCAAAAAGCAATTACAATTTTCGGGAAACAAAGAACAGCACAAATCATTGTGGCGATTATTGCTATTAATGCGTGGAACAGGATTGGAATTTCTACATTGCTGCCTTTGCCGGAATAA
- a CDS encoding S-adenosylmethionine:tRNA ribosyltransferase-isomerase, with protein MHPKHLSINDFTYDLSDEKIAKFPLQKRDESKLLIYESGKIEQSVYKNLPEFLSENTLLVFNNTKVVEARLLFKNINGANIELFCLEPADDYSDITTAMLQKGKVFWKCLVGNAKKWKEDLLEKTISSGGKSFILQVRKVEKQNDYFLIEFLWNIDEYSFAEVLHFAGQIPLPPYLHREAEEKDKETYQTVYAKHDGSVAAPTAGLHFTENLLQQLKNKNIQTDFVTLHVGAGTFKPVKSDTMEAHEMHAEFIDVSVELINSLIDNLSGKIVSVGTTSLRTLESLYWLGVKVLSNIFPLEISQWEVYDLPQNISASDALNALKNYLGKNEQQRLLTKTQIIIAPNYELRIANGLITNFHQPKSTLLLLVAAFIGDDWKNVYDYALQNDFRFLSYGDGSLLWRK; from the coding sequence ATGCATCCCAAACATCTTTCCATCAATGATTTTACATACGATTTGTCCGATGAAAAAATCGCGAAATTTCCTTTGCAAAAAAGGGACGAAAGCAAATTGTTGATTTATGAAAGCGGAAAGATTGAACAAAGCGTTTATAAAAATCTTCCTGAATTTTTGTCGGAAAATACTTTGCTTGTTTTCAACAATACAAAGGTTGTGGAAGCGCGTTTGCTTTTTAAAAATATCAATGGTGCAAACATTGAATTATTCTGTTTAGAACCTGCGGATGATTATTCAGATATTACAACAGCAATGTTGCAAAAGGGGAAAGTTTTTTGGAAATGTTTGGTAGGAAATGCGAAAAAATGGAAAGAAGATTTATTGGAAAAAACAATTTCATCCGGCGGCAAAAGTTTTATTCTTCAGGTAAGAAAAGTTGAAAAACAAAATGATTATTTCTTAATCGAATTTCTTTGGAATATTGATGAATACAGCTTTGCAGAGGTTTTACATTTTGCAGGACAAATTCCTTTGCCGCCGTATTTGCACCGCGAAGCGGAAGAAAAAGATAAGGAAACTTATCAAACAGTTTATGCAAAGCACGACGGTTCGGTTGCCGCGCCTACGGCTGGCTTGCACTTCACGGAAAATTTATTGCAGCAATTAAAAAACAAAAATATTCAGACAGATTTTGTAACGCTTCATGTGGGCGCGGGAACTTTCAAACCCGTGAAATCCGACACAATGGAAGCGCACGAAATGCACGCTGAATTTATAGATGTTTCGGTTGAGCTAATTAATTCGTTAATTGATAATTTATCGGGGAAAATTGTTTCGGTTGGTACAACTTCGTTGCGCACGTTGGAAAGTTTATATTGGCTTGGCGTAAAGGTTTTGAGCAATATTTTTCCGTTGGAAATTTCGCAATGGGAAGTGTATGATTTGCCGCAAAATATTTCGGCGAGCGATGCTTTGAATGCTTTGAAAAATTATCTTGGAAAAAATGAACAACAAAGATTATTGACCAAAACGCAAATCATTATTGCACCAAATTATGAATTGAGAATTGCAAATGGGTTGATTACCAATTTTCATCAGCCTAAATCTACATTATTGCTGTTGGTTGCAGCATTCATCGGCGATGATTGGAAGAATGTGTATGATTATGCTTTGCAAAACGACTTCCGGTTTTTGAGCTACGGCGACGGAAGTTTGCTGTGGCGAAAATAA
- a CDS encoding BT_3928 family protein: MKKLILIIRWIVGLLFIFSGLIKANDTLGLSYKMQEFFEAWGMQSFDNFTFALSFLMNLFEIVLGVAMIVGFCMELFAWLILLLTIFFAFLTGYAALSGKFRTCGCFGDCLPLSPVQSFMKDIALIILILIIFSYRKKIQPLFKNKNISITIIVVGILIGIGFQAYTLKHLPVLDCLPYKKGNHLLEEMKVPPGAIPDSTVVTFKYKKNGQVVEFDAEHFPADFDSTYEYVDRYDKIIRKGNAEPPIADFALQTLEGADTTQEILQQQSKYILVLAKDFDDWNMQKADFDNVLKAAAGKSLKVFVASPAAEGAQKLFPQDVTLLRLDAVVEKTAARCNPTYFLMQGDHILDKKSYADVESLIKEIEH; this comes from the coding sequence ATGAAGAAACTTATTTTAATCATTCGTTGGATTGTTGGCTTGTTGTTCATCTTTTCAGGACTCATCAAAGCCAATGATACGTTGGGTTTGAGCTACAAAATGCAGGAATTTTTTGAAGCGTGGGGGATGCAATCTTTCGACAACTTCACATTCGCTTTGTCGTTTTTGATGAATTTGTTTGAGATAGTTTTGGGCGTTGCCATGATTGTCGGTTTTTGCATGGAATTATTTGCATGGCTGATTTTGTTGCTCACGATTTTTTTCGCGTTTCTCACGGGCTACGCGGCTTTGAGCGGCAAATTCAGAACCTGCGGATGCTTCGGCGATTGTCTTCCATTGTCGCCCGTCCAGTCTTTTATGAAAGACATTGCGTTAATAATCTTGATATTAATTATCTTTTCTTACCGGAAAAAAATTCAGCCTTTATTCAAAAATAAAAATATTTCTATTACAATCATCGTTGTTGGAATACTGATTGGCATTGGGTTCCAGGCTTATACATTAAAACATTTACCTGTGCTGGATTGTCTTCCTTATAAAAAAGGAAATCATTTGTTAGAAGAAATGAAAGTACCACCGGGCGCAATTCCCGACAGCACAGTTGTTACTTTTAAGTATAAAAAGAACGGACAGGTTGTAGAGTTTGATGCGGAACATTTTCCGGCTGATTTTGATTCGACTTATGAATATGTGGACAGGTATGACAAGATTATTCGCAAAGGAAATGCCGAGCCTCCGATTGCGGATTTTGCTTTGCAAACTTTAGAAGGTGCAGATACAACGCAGGAAATTTTGCAGCAGCAAAGCAAATATATTTTAGTATTGGCAAAGGATTTTGATGACTGGAATATGCAAAAAGCAGATTTTGATAATGTGCTGAAAGCTGCAGCAGGAAAGAGCTTGAAAGTATTTGTTGCTTCGCCTGCGGCAGAAGGCGCACAAAAATTATTTCCGCAGGATGTTACATTATTACGGTTGGATGCAGTTGTTGAGAAAACGGCTGCGCGTTGTAATCCTACTTATTTTTTGATGCAAGGCGACCATATTTTGGACAAAAAAAGTTACGCGGATGTTGAAAGTTTAATTAAAGAAATTGAACATTAA
- a CDS encoding Crp/Fnr family transcriptional regulator produces MNNLIAHIKRFVKIDAEDEASILSFFEEVDIRRKDFLLKEGQYCSAIYFVVKGLLRLYFVDEKGVEQTTDFAIENWWLTDFAAFDSNKISSYNIQAVERSTLLVISKEKLEQLFTLHPAVERYFRIIYQRRIAAVQMRLRYFRELSREEAYIHFSTLFPEFIQRIPQYLLASYLGFTPEYLSELRRKLIS; encoded by the coding sequence ATGAATAACCTTATCGCTCACATAAAAAGATTTGTCAAAATTGATGCGGAAGACGAAGCATCCATTCTGTCTTTTTTTGAGGAAGTTGATATTCGTAGAAAAGATTTTTTATTGAAAGAAGGTCAATATTGTTCCGCTATTTATTTTGTTGTAAAAGGTCTGCTTCGCTTGTATTTTGTTGATGAAAAAGGCGTAGAACAAACCACAGATTTTGCTATTGAAAACTGGTGGCTTACGGATTTTGCGGCATTCGACAGCAATAAAATTTCATCGTACAATATTCAGGCTGTTGAGCGCTCAACTTTATTAGTTATTTCTAAAGAAAAGCTGGAACAATTATTTACGCTACATCCTGCGGTGGAACGCTATTTCAGAATTATTTACCAAAGAAGAATTGCCGCTGTGCAAATGCGTTTGCGGTATTTCCGCGAGCTTTCAAGAGAGGAAGCATACATACATTTCAGCACGTTATTTCCTGAATTTATACAACGCATTCCGCAATATTTGCTGGCATCTTATCTCGGCTTTACACCGGAATATTTAAGCGAATTACGCAGGAAATTAATTTCTTAA
- the folP gene encoding dihydropteroate synthase codes for MFTLNCKGTLLTLDRPAVMGIINVNNNSFFKNSRHASIDDALNTAKKMLEEGATFLDVGGQSTSPESLAATAFEELERVVPTIEAIIKEFPETIISIDTFYAEVAKAAVNAGAKIVNDISAGDLDNQMLETVAALDVPFIAMHMKGTPQTMKNLSQYENVTREVLDYFIKKIDECNKAGIKDVIVDVGFGFAKNIAQNFELMKNLSIFKMLEKPLLVGVSRKSTIYKTLHTTPENALNGTTVLNTVALQNGANIIRVHDVKEAMEAVTLLEKLEAF; via the coding sequence ATGTTTACGCTCAATTGCAAAGGAACGCTTTTAACACTGGATAGACCTGCGGTAATGGGCATTATAAATGTTAATAATAATTCTTTTTTCAAAAACAGCAGGCACGCTTCCATCGACGACGCTTTGAACACGGCAAAAAAAATGCTTGAAGAAGGCGCAACATTTCTCGACGTTGGCGGACAAAGCACCAGCCCTGAAAGCCTTGCTGCAACCGCATTTGAAGAATTGGAAAGAGTTGTTCCCACGATTGAAGCGATTATAAAAGAGTTTCCCGAAACCATAATTTCAATAGATACTTTTTATGCCGAAGTGGCGAAAGCCGCCGTAAACGCAGGCGCAAAAATAGTGAACGATATTAGTGCCGGCGACCTGGACAACCAAATGCTGGAAACCGTTGCTGCGCTGGATGTTCCGTTTATTGCGATGCACATGAAAGGAACACCTCAAACCATGAAAAATTTGTCGCAATACGAAAATGTTACGCGCGAAGTGTTGGATTATTTTATTAAAAAAATTGATGAATGTAACAAAGCCGGCATTAAAGATGTGATTGTTGATGTAGGCTTTGGTTTTGCGAAAAACATTGCACAAAACTTTGAGTTGATGAAAAATTTATCCATTTTTAAAATGCTCGAAAAGCCCTTATTGGTGGGCGTTTCGCGCAAATCGACTATTTATAAAACACTGCACACAACGCCCGAAAATGCGTTAAACGGAACAACGGTTTTAAATACGGTTGCTTTGCAAAACGGCGCCAATATTATCCGCGTTCACGATGTAAAAGAAGCGATGGAAGCAGTTACATTGTTAGAGAAATTAGAAGCATTTTAA